One stretch of Streptomyces sp. NBC_00443 DNA includes these proteins:
- a CDS encoding cellulase family glycosylhydrolase, translating into MFRNLRRALCAAAVALLLPLGAGVQSAGAAGASARASAGVSATAEAGAGYWHTSGRQILDAAGQPVRIAGINWFGFETGNHVVHGLWTRDYKSMLDQMRSLGYNTLRLPFSDDILKPGTMPDSINFADGKNAGLQGLTSLQVMDRIVAYAGQAGLKIVLDRHRPDAGGQSALWYTASVPESTWIANLEALASRYTGNPTVVGIDLHNEPHDPACWGCGDTARDWRLAAQRAGNAVLSVNPQLLIMVEGVQSYDGVSGWWGGNLMGVAQYPVQLDVPNRLVYSAHDYATSVAQQPWFNDPSFPDNLPGVWDRYWGYVFKQNIAPVWLGEFGTTLQSAVDQKWLAALVTYLRSTSAYGADSFHWTFWSWNPNSGDTGGILKDDWSTVDTVKDGYLASIKAPGFPSGEGGDPEEPGGGTATCSAAYTVTADWGGGFNAEVKVTNTGTTPLNYWKTTWTWSGSQRITSMWNATYTQSAATVAASNAAHNGSLPAGATTSFGFGGAPGGGGVPTVTCSPT; encoded by the coding sequence ATGTTCCGCAACTTGCGAAGAGCGCTGTGCGCTGCCGCAGTGGCTCTGCTGTTACCGCTGGGGGCCGGTGTGCAGTCGGCCGGTGCGGCGGGTGCGTCGGCGCGCGCGTCGGCGGGTGTTTCGGCGACCGCCGAGGCCGGCGCCGGCTACTGGCACACCAGCGGCCGGCAGATCCTCGACGCGGCCGGGCAGCCGGTCCGTATCGCCGGGATCAACTGGTTCGGCTTCGAGACCGGCAACCACGTCGTCCACGGCCTGTGGACGCGCGACTACAAGAGCATGCTCGACCAGATGAGGTCGCTGGGCTACAACACCCTCCGCCTGCCCTTCAGCGACGACATCCTCAAGCCCGGCACCATGCCGGACAGCATCAACTTCGCCGACGGCAAGAACGCCGGCCTCCAGGGGCTGACGTCCCTGCAGGTCATGGACCGGATCGTGGCGTACGCCGGTCAGGCCGGCCTGAAGATCGTCCTCGACCGGCATCGGCCGGACGCGGGCGGCCAGTCGGCGCTCTGGTACACCGCGTCCGTACCCGAGTCGACGTGGATCGCCAACCTGGAGGCGCTCGCGTCGCGTTACACCGGCAACCCGACCGTCGTCGGCATCGACCTGCACAACGAGCCGCACGACCCCGCCTGCTGGGGTTGCGGCGACACGGCCAGGGACTGGCGCCTTGCGGCCCAACGGGCCGGGAACGCCGTCCTGTCCGTCAACCCGCAGCTGCTCATCATGGTCGAGGGCGTCCAGTCGTACGACGGCGTCAGCGGCTGGTGGGGCGGCAACCTGATGGGCGTGGCCCAGTACCCGGTCCAACTGGACGTCCCGAACCGGCTCGTGTACTCGGCCCACGACTACGCCACCAGCGTGGCCCAGCAGCCCTGGTTCAACGACCCGTCGTTCCCCGACAACTTGCCGGGCGTCTGGGACAGGTACTGGGGCTACGTCTTCAAGCAGAACATCGCCCCGGTGTGGCTCGGCGAGTTCGGTACGACCCTCCAGTCGGCGGTGGACCAGAAGTGGCTGGCCGCGCTGGTGACGTACCTGCGGTCGACGTCGGCGTACGGCGCGGACTCGTTCCACTGGACGTTCTGGTCCTGGAACCCCAACTCCGGTGACACGGGCGGGATCCTGAAGGACGACTGGTCGACCGTGGACACCGTGAAGGACGGGTATCTCGCGAGCATCAAGGCCCCGGGATTCCCGAGCGGCGAGGGCGGTGACCCCGAAGAACCTGGCGGCGGCACGGCCACATGCTCCGCCGCCTACACCGTCACCGCCGACTGGGGCGGCGGCTTCAACGCCGAGGTAAAGGTCACCAACACGGGCACCACTCCGCTCAACTACTGGAAAACCACCTGGACTTGGAGCGGATCCCAACGGATCACGTCCATGTGGAACGCGACGTACACACAGAGCGCAGCGACGGTGGCGGCATCCAACGCCGCACACAACGGCTCGCTCCCAGCGGGCGCTACGACGAGCTTCGGCTTCGGGGGCGCGCCCGGGGGCGGCGGGGTGCCTACGGTGACCTGCTCGCCGACATGA
- the serC gene encoding phosphoserine transaminase, producing MAEIQIPADIKPADGRFGAGPSKVRTEALDALAATGTSLLGTSHRQAPVKNLVGQVREGISELFQLPDGYEVVLGNGGSTAFWDIATHGLIENKSQHLTFGEFSSKFAKAAKLAPWLAEPDVITSDPGTHPEPVAQSGVDVYAYTHNETSTGVAMPIKRVAGADEGSLVLVDATSGAGGLPVDVSETDVYYFAPQKSFASDGGLWIGVFSPAAIERAERVHASGRHIPEFFSLPTAIDNSRKNQTYNTPALATLFMLNHQLEWINGQGGLDWAVRRTATSARTLYGWAEDIKYANPFVTDPAKRSAVIGTIDFTDEIDAAAVAKVLRANGIVDTEPYRKLGRNQLRVAMFPAIDPADVEALTKCVDYVIEKL from the coding sequence GTGGCTGAGATCCAGATTCCCGCTGACATCAAGCCCGCCGACGGACGTTTCGGCGCGGGCCCCTCCAAGGTGCGGACGGAAGCGCTGGACGCGCTGGCCGCCACCGGAACCTCCCTGCTCGGCACCTCCCACCGCCAGGCCCCGGTCAAGAACCTGGTCGGCCAGGTGCGCGAGGGCATCAGCGAGCTGTTCCAGCTCCCCGACGGCTACGAGGTCGTCCTCGGCAACGGCGGCTCGACCGCCTTCTGGGACATCGCGACGCACGGCCTGATCGAGAACAAGTCGCAGCACCTCACGTTCGGCGAGTTCAGCTCCAAGTTCGCCAAGGCCGCGAAGCTCGCCCCGTGGCTCGCCGAGCCGGACGTCATCACCAGCGACCCGGGCACCCACCCGGAGCCGGTCGCCCAGTCGGGCGTCGACGTGTACGCCTACACCCACAACGAGACCTCGACCGGCGTCGCCATGCCGATCAAGCGCGTGGCAGGTGCCGACGAGGGCTCGCTGGTCCTGGTCGACGCCACCTCCGGCGCCGGCGGCCTCCCCGTCGACGTGTCCGAGACGGACGTCTACTACTTCGCCCCGCAGAAGTCCTTCGCCTCCGACGGCGGCCTGTGGATCGGTGTCTTCTCCCCGGCCGCGATCGAGCGCGCAGAGCGCGTCCACGCCTCCGGCCGCCACATCCCGGAGTTCTTCTCGCTGCCCACGGCGATCGACAACTCCCGCAAGAACCAGACGTACAACACCCCGGCCCTGGCCACCCTCTTCATGCTCAACCATCAGCTGGAGTGGATCAACGGCCAGGGCGGCCTGGACTGGGCCGTCCGCCGCACCGCCACCTCCGCCCGCACCCTGTACGGCTGGGCCGAGGACATCAAGTACGCCAACCCGTTCGTCACCGACCCGGCCAAGCGCTCGGCGGTCATCGGCACGATCGACTTCACGGACGAGATCGACGCCGCCGCCGTCGCCAAGGTCCTGCGCGCCAACGGCATCGTCGACACCGAGCCCTACCGCAAGCTCGGCCGCAACCAGCTCCGCGTCGCGATGTTCCCGGCGATCGACCCGGCGGACGTCGAGGCCCTGACGAAGTGCGTCGACTACGTCATCGAGAAGCTGTAG